A genomic region of Bombus terrestris chromosome 12, iyBomTerr1.2, whole genome shotgun sequence contains the following coding sequences:
- the LOC100642617 gene encoding uncharacterized protein LOC100642617: MRLDLKKLSNISDSKICFLRYRLLYSQKSKRVMSVWAELIRLQTFDRIGRKNLITRLERLLCKQIRLESICLEGLSLTPDEGVRLLLALYNSRKTMRHVYCWHAFEKMVSLAVDPSHHEQSRFYTDKEIKICDWFRAIGCLEFLTTLSVNYAYIATPTGDLLVNLAKKLGTNWHWLQLLCSEEEIIQKAEDEYDIEKVVIPDSAWRAAHFWAPVLKVQYAIIGIPRYDIHKKFFTKHTRIHTFALSTSIDLKFRQPWYLDCTIKTLCTWYSDTLVYLSLQLWHNRQNLDDQLRRLLIYLPSLRVFEYIGEIRTFKTLCAMCCQIRSGHCDVYRVNMQLQDVNGLDKEKWIKSIRCMMACFKCDFDRMGIEFNIDFYCC; the protein is encoded by the exons ATGCGATTGGATTTAAAGA AATTATCGAATATCTCTGATTCAAAAATATGTTTTCTACGTTATAGACTTCTGTATAGCCAAAAAAGCAAGAGGGTTATGAGCGTTTGGGCAGAATTGATTCGGCTACAAACGTTTGATCGAATTGGCCGGAAGAATTTGATAACTCGTCTAGAACGACTCCTCTG TAAACAGATTAGACTAGAATCTATTTGTCTGGAAGGTTTGTCGTTAACGCCAGACGAAGGTGTACGACTACTATTGGCATTATACAACTCCCGTAAAACAATGAGACACGTATATTGTTGGCACGCGTTTGAGAAAATGGTAAGCCTCGCGGTGGATCCTAGTCATCACGAACAATCAAGATTTTATACGGACAAAGAAATCAAGATATGCGACTGGTTCCGCGCCATTGGCTGCTTGGAGTTTCTCACTACTTTATCTGTAAACTACGCGTACATAGCGACACCCACGGGAGATCTACTCGTCAATTTGGCCAA GAAACTTGGAACAAATTGGCATTGGTTACAGCTATTGTGTTCAGAAgaagaaattatacaaaaagCAGAAGATGAATATGATATTGAAAAAGTCGTAATACCGGATAGCGCTTGGAGAGCAGCACATTTTTGGGCACCAGTACTGAAAGTACAATATGCTATTA taGGAATACCACGATATGATAtccataaaaaattttttacaaaacatACTCGAATCCATACTTTTGCACTATCAACGAGTATCGATTTGAAATTTCGACAGCCATGGTATCTTGATTGCACGATTAAAACACTTTGCACATGGTATTCGGATACTCTAG TATACTTATCCCTGCAATTATGGCACAATCGACAGAATTTGGATGATCAACTAAGACGACTCCTTATTTACTTACCATCACTTCGTGTTTTTGAATATATCGGCGAAATTCGAACATTTAAAACACTTTGTGCTATGTGCTGTCAAATACGATCTGGTCATTGCG ATGTTTATCGTGTTAATATGCAACTTCAAGATGTTAATGGTTTAGATAAAGAGAAATGGATAAAGAGTATAAGGTGTATGATGGCTTGTTTCAAATGCGATTTTGATAGAATGGGTATTgaatttaatatcgatttttATTGCTGTTAA
- the LOC100646675 gene encoding glycine--tRNA ligase — protein sequence MQFVFCNLQHLCRKATRDLRKRNSVCKQIFRRFTITVRLADFSKWGTTKKNRKLKIQITQDILDPKMEEILSSLRNRVKEQGDYVRKLKADGALEIDIKMAIAELKHRKKLLEDKEVSLSHIIFDRARMEDLLKRRFFFDQSFAIYGGISGQFDFGPMGCAFKANLINTWRNFFILEDQMLEVDCSILTPEPVLQASGHVDRFTDLMVKDVKTGECFRLDHLIKSHLEKVIGNKKTDENVRKECEDTITKLDGMTKERMIEVMAKYDIKSPTTGSNLTKPIEFNLMFGTQIGPSGLMKGFLRPETAQGIFVNFKRLLNFNQDKLPFAAAQIGNAFRNEISPRSGLLRVREFTMAEIEYFYHPYETEHPKFEDIKDLSVLLYTEIDQMEGKSAQYITLGDAVSRLIIENEILAYFIGRIYLFLIKVGINPKKLRFRQHMENEIAHYACDCWDAECLTSYGWIECVGCADRGCYDLVQHAQSTGVKLVAERKLPVPRSRELLRVVPNKVIIGRTFKKESKLVLETLEKASENNILNMQSDFNLNGGSEISLPNGTKVYITENMVEIEKYRKTIYVEEVIPYVIEPSFGIGRIMYAILEHNFRIREGDEKRTYFSLPPIVAPLKCSVLPLSSNNEFVPFVKQLSRNLTKVNVSHKVDDSSGSIGRRYARTDEIAIPFGITIDFDTLKVPHTATLRERDSMGQVRINLDEIPDVVRDLSDGKLTWSEVEKKYPKFEQQETTETK from the exons ATGCAGTTTGTCTTCTGTAACTTGCAACATCTTTGTAGAAAAGCTACGCGTGATCTACGTAAGCGTAACTCAGTTTGTAAACAGATATTTCGGAGATTTACTATCACCGTTAGGTTAGCCGATTTCAGTAAGTGGGGTACAACAAAAAAGAATCGTAAACTGAAAATACAGATTACACAAGATATATTAGACCCAAAGATGGAAGAAATATTGTCTTCTCTTCGGAATCGTGTTAAGGAACAG GGTGACTATGTGCGAAAACTCAAGGCTGATGGTGCTTTAGAAATAGACATCAAAATGGCAATTGCTGAGCTTAAACATAGAAAAAAGTTGTTGGAAGATAAAGAAGTATCCCTTTcacatataatatttgatagggCAAGGATGGAAGATCTTTTAAAACGTAGATTTTTCTTTGACCAATCATTTGCTATTTATGGGGGAATTAGTGGACAATTTGATTTTGGCCCTATGGGTTGTGCATTTAAAGCAAATCTAATAAATACATGGAGAAACTTCTTTATATTAGAAGATCAAATGTTAGAAGTAGATTGTTCTATTTTAACACCAGAACCTGTACTCCAAGCATCTGGACATGTGGACAGGTTTACCGACTTAATGGTGAAAGACGTGAAAACTGGAGAATGTTTCAGATTGGATCATTTGATTAAATCACATTTAGAAAAAGTAATTGGTAATAAAAAAACTGATGAAAATGTAAGGAAAGAATGTGaagatactattactaaattaGATGGAATGACTAAGGAAAGAATGATAGAAGTTATGGccaaatacgatataaagtccCCTACTACTGGGAGTAATTTAACAAAACCAATAGAATTTAATTTGATGTTTGGAACTCAAATTGGTCCTTCTGGGCTTATGAAAGGGTTTTTAAGACCAGAAACTGCACAaggtatttttgtaaattttaaacgACTACTTAATTTTAATCAAGACAAGCTGCCATTTGCTGCAGCTCAAATTGGAAATGCATTCCGTAATGAAATTTCTCCTAGATCTGGTTTATTAAGAGTAAGAGAATTTACTATGGCAGAAATAGAATACTTTTATCATCCTTATGAGACAGAGCATCCTAAATTTGAAGATATTAAAGATTTAAGTGTACTGTTATATACTGAAATAGATCAAATGGAAGGAAAGAGTGCACAGTATATAACTTTAGGTGATGCTGTGTCACGTTTAATTATAGAGAATGAAATCTTAGCATATTTTATAggtagaatttatttatttttaattaaagttggAATTAATCCAAAAAAATTACGTTTCCGTCAACACATGGAAAATGAAATAGCTCATTATGCATGTGATTGTTGGGATGCAGAATGTTTAACTTCTTATGGTTGGATAGAATGTGTTGGTTGTGCAGATCGTGGTTGTTATGATCTCGTGCAACATGCACAATCTACTGGAGTAAAATTAGTAGCAGAAAGAAAATTGCCAGTACCACGAAGTAGGGAATTGCTCAGAGTAGTACCAAATAAAGTTATTATTGGAAGAACGTTCAAAAAAGAGAGTAAACTCGTGCTAGAGACTTTGGAAAAAGCAtctgaaaataatattcttaatatgcaatctgattttaatttaaatggAGGAAGTGAAATATCACTTCCAAATGGTACCAAAGTATACATTACAGAAAATATGgtcgaaatagaaaaatatagaaagactATATATGTAGAAGAAGTAATTCCATATGTAATTGAACCATCTTTTGGTATTGGTCGTATTATGTATGCAATTTTAGAACACAACTTTAGAATAAGAGAAGGAGATGAGAAACGAACTTATTTCAGTTTGCCACCAATCGTAGCTCCTTTAAAGTGTTCAGTGTTACCACTCAGTAGCAACAATGAATTTGTACCATTTGTAAAACAACTAT CTCGGAATCTCACTAAAGTAAACGTTTCGCATAAAGTCGACGATTCTTCTGGTAGTATCGGACGTAGATACGCACGGACAGATGAAATTGCAATACCATTTGGCATCACCATAGATTTTGATACTTTGAAAGTACCTCATACTGCTACACTTCGTGAAAGAGACAGCATGGGACAAGTTAGAATAAAT TTGGACGAGATTCCAGATGTAGTAAGAGATCTATCTGATGGTAAACTTACATGGTCTGAGGTCGAAAAAAAATATCCCAAATTCGAACAACAAGAAACAACAgaaacaaagtaa